Part of the Gemmatimonadaceae bacterium genome, CTCACTCCGGTGGTTCGCGAGGCGCTCGCCGAGCTTACCCTGCGGTGGTGCGAAACCGAGTACGACCGTCTGGCCGAGCAGCCGCGCGCGGTTTGAGCCGCGCCTCAATCGGCCATTTCGGCTGCACCGAAGACGATCGTGAGCGCGCGGAAGACGCCACGCGCCCCGTCGGTGTTATCGAACCACTCACTCTGCGTATGGGCATCTCCACCGCGACCGCCGGCCCCGATCGCGATGGCCGGAATGCCACGAGCGATCGGCACGTTCGCGTCGGTCGACGCCGTTGCGACATCGGGCTCGCGCCCAACGAGTCGCGTCGTCGCTAGCGCGTGCCTCACGAGCGGATGCTCCACCGAGGTCTCGCCGCAGGGTCGAGTCCCGATCGGCTGTATGGTCATGGAGAGCGCGCGCGTCCCGAAGGCGCGGCGATTGTTCTCCTCTTCGCACGCCGCGCCCGAAGCGACCTGGATCTCCCGTTCATAGCGGTCGAGCATGTCGGCCGACGTCGAGCGCAGATCGATCTCGAGCCAGGCGTGATCGGGGATGGAGTTGACGGAGATCCCACCGCCGATGCGACCGACGGAGAGCGTGGTGCGCGGCTCGAGGGGTAGACGAAGAGCAGCCAATCGGGCGGCAGCGCCGGCGGCGGCATGCACTGCGTTAGGCGAGCCGAAAGCGGCCCAGCTGTGCCCTCCGCTTCCGATGAAGCTCACCCGATAGCGACGGCTGCCCAGGGCACGCGTTACGATTCGCTCGTCACCAGCCCCGTCGAGAGCAATCGTCGCCGCGGCGTTATTGCCGCGCTCGTCGAAGTAACGCTTCGCGCCACGCAGATCGCCGAGCCCCTCCTCACCCGTCGTGGCAACGAAATCGATCGGACGTCTCGTTGACAATCGCACGCCGTCGATCTCTTCGGCAATCGCGAGCATCACGGCGAGGCCGCGCCCGTTGTCGTTGATACCAGGACCAATCAGTCGCCGGCCGTCGCGTTTCACGAATAGTGAAGTGCCGCGCGGAAATACGGTGTCGAGGTGCGCGCAGACGACGACTGGAGACAGCTTGCTCCGGCCGGGCCTCTGCCCGACGACATTTCCGGCATCGTCGGTCTCGACATCCTGCAGTCCGATCGCTCGGAACCGATCAGCGACAAAAGCCGCTCGCTCCGCTTCCTCGCCCGTAGGCGCTGCGATTTCGGCGAGCGTGATCTGCGCGTGGACGATCGATTCGTCGCGCGCCGCCAGTCGTGCGCGCGCCGATGCTAACGCGCGAAATGTCGCCACGCTATCCAGATTCGCGCGCGAGGATCGCGCGGACAGGGGGGCGTGCGGAGACATGTCTTGATTTGAACCGCGCTGTCCACGGGACGCAAGTAGTAGATTGCGCCGTCACCGGACGAGGCCATTCACGAGATGAAGGCATCACGCCCGCGCTTGAGTCGGAATGTTTACGCGCTCACGGCGGTGAGTTTTTTCACCGACGTGTCGAGCGAGATGATCTATCCGCTGCTTCCGGCATTTCTTACGATCACGCTGGGTGCGAGCGCGAGCTTTCTTGGAGCGATCGAGGGTGCCGCCGAAACAACCGCTGCGCTGCTGAAGCTCGCGAGCGGGTGGTGGTCCGATCGCGTTCAACGGCGCAAGCCGCTCGTTCTCGCTGGCTACGCCATCGCCTCGATCATGCGA contains:
- a CDS encoding M20/M25/M40 family metallo-hydrolase, whose amino-acid sequence is MATFRALASARARLAARDESIVHAQITLAEIAAPTGEEAERAAFVADRFRAIGLQDVETDDAGNVVGQRPGRSKLSPVVVCAHLDTVFPRGTSLFVKRDGRRLIGPGINDNGRGLAVMLAIAEEIDGVRLSTRRPIDFVATTGEEGLGDLRGAKRYFDERGNNAAATIALDGAGDERIVTRALGSRRYRVSFIGSGGHSWAAFGSPNAVHAAAGAAARLAALRLPLEPRTTLSVGRIGGGISVNSIPDHAWLEIDLRSTSADMLDRYEREIQVASGAACEEENNRRAFGTRALSMTIQPIGTRPCGETSVEHPLVRHALATTRLVGREPDVATASTDANVPIARGIPAIAIGAGGRGGDAHTQSEWFDNTDGARGVFRALTIVFGAAEMAD